The following proteins are co-located in the Aurantiacibacter atlanticus genome:
- the nuoF gene encoding NADH-quinone oxidoreductase subunit NuoF, which produces MLADKDRIFTNLYGFQGWDLKSAEKRGDWDDTKALIERGQDNIIEEIKASGLRGRGGAGFPTGMKWSFMPKESKDGRPSFLVINADESEPGSCKDREIIRHDPHKLIEGALVAGFAMRARAAYIYIRGEYIREAETLQAAIDEAYGAGLIGKNASGSGYDFDVFMHRGAGAYICGEETAMIESLEGKKGQPRLKPPFPAGAGLYGCPTTVNNVESIAVVPTILRRGANWFSSFGREGNKGTKLFQISGHVNKPCVVEEAMSITFEELIEKHCGGIRGGWDNLLAVIPGGSSVPLVPGEQIRTAHMDFDGLKELGSGLGTAGVIVMDKSTDIVRAISRISYFYKHESCGQCTPCREGTGWMWRVMERLRVGESSSEEIDMLYQVTKQVEGHTICALGDAAAWPIQGLLKHFRPELERRIAEREGGLQEAAE; this is translated from the coding sequence ATGCTCGCTGACAAGGACCGCATCTTCACCAATCTCTACGGTTTTCAGGGCTGGGACCTGAAATCTGCCGAAAAGCGTGGAGACTGGGATGATACGAAGGCGCTTATCGAGCGCGGGCAAGACAATATCATCGAGGAAATTAAGGCATCCGGCCTGCGTGGCCGCGGCGGTGCAGGTTTCCCGACCGGCATGAAATGGTCTTTCATGCCCAAGGAAAGCAAGGATGGTCGTCCGTCCTTTCTTGTCATCAATGCCGATGAATCGGAGCCGGGCAGCTGCAAGGACCGTGAGATTATTCGCCATGATCCGCACAAGCTGATCGAAGGCGCACTGGTCGCCGGTTTCGCCATGCGGGCGAGGGCGGCCTATATCTACATTCGCGGCGAATATATCCGCGAGGCTGAGACCTTGCAGGCTGCAATTGACGAAGCTTATGGCGCAGGTCTGATCGGCAAGAATGCCAGTGGATCAGGCTATGATTTCGACGTTTTCATGCACCGCGGCGCTGGCGCCTATATCTGCGGTGAAGAAACCGCGATGATCGAAAGCCTGGAAGGCAAGAAGGGCCAGCCACGGCTTAAACCGCCATTCCCCGCAGGTGCTGGGCTTTATGGTTGCCCCACAACGGTCAATAATGTTGAAAGTATCGCAGTGGTCCCCACCATCCTGCGGCGTGGTGCAAACTGGTTTTCCAGCTTCGGGCGTGAAGGGAATAAGGGCACCAAGCTCTTCCAGATCAGCGGCCATGTGAATAAGCCTTGCGTGGTCGAAGAGGCCATGAGCATCACCTTTGAGGAGCTGATCGAGAAGCATTGCGGCGGTATTCGCGGTGGTTGGGATAATCTGCTGGCTGTTATCCCCGGTGGATCATCCGTTCCGCTGGTGCCGGGAGAGCAGATCCGCACGGCGCATATGGATTTTGACGGGCTGAAAGAACTTGGCTCCGGTCTTGGTACGGCGGGCGTTATCGTGATGGACAAATCCACCGATATCGTGCGCGCCATCAGCCGCATCTCCTATTTCTACAAGCATGAAAGCTGCGGCCAATGCACGCCGTGCCGCGAAGGTACAGGCTGGATGTGGCGCGTGATGGAACGGCTGCGCGTGGGTGAAAGTTCATCTGAAGAGATCGATATGCTCTATCAGGTCACCAAGCAGGTGGAAGGCCACACGATCTGCGCACTGGGTGACGCCGCCGCTTGGCCAATCCAGGGCTTGCTTAAGCATTTCCGCCCAGAACTGGAACGCCGCATCGCCGAACGCGAAGGCGGTTTGCAGGAGGCAGCGGAGTGA
- a CDS encoding NADH-quinone oxidoreductase subunit D: MSGLQLEESPTTTGEPISNYTINFGPQHPAAHGVLRMVMELDGEIVERVDPHVGLLHRGTEKLIEYKTYLQALPYFDRLDYCSPLAQEYSYVLAIEKLLNVEVPIRAQYLRVLFAELTRICNHMLNIGAHVMDVGAMTPNLWVFELREDCLNFFERASGARMHSAYFRPGGVHQDVPLKLLTDIGDWVDGRLPELFGDAMSLVQDNRIFKQRNVDIAHVSKEDAIAWGFSGPMIRAAGIAWDLRKSQPYDVYDRMDFEIPVGTNSDCYDRFMVRCEEVYQSARIIKQCLAEMPEGPIATEDRKVAPPKRAEMKQSMEALIHHFKLYTEGFRVPAGEVYVATESPKGEFGVYLVSDGSNKPYRCKIRPTAFSHLQAMDMMTKGHMLPDATAILGAIDVVFGECDR, from the coding sequence ATGAGCGGCTTGCAACTCGAAGAATCGCCGACCACCACCGGCGAACCCATCAGCAACTACACGATCAACTTCGGTCCCCAGCATCCGGCTGCGCATGGCGTGCTGCGCATGGTGATGGAACTGGATGGCGAAATCGTGGAACGCGTCGATCCGCACGTCGGCCTGCTGCATCGCGGCACCGAGAAGCTGATCGAATACAAGACCTATCTCCAGGCGCTGCCCTATTTCGACCGGCTTGATTACTGCTCCCCGCTGGCGCAGGAATACAGCTATGTTCTCGCTATAGAAAAGCTGCTCAATGTAGAGGTTCCCATTCGCGCGCAATATCTGCGCGTGCTGTTTGCGGAGCTGACGCGCATCTGCAATCACATGCTCAACATCGGCGCGCATGTGATGGATGTGGGCGCGATGACGCCCAACCTGTGGGTGTTTGAACTGCGCGAGGATTGTCTCAACTTCTTTGAACGTGCTTCGGGCGCACGCATGCACAGCGCCTATTTCCGCCCCGGCGGCGTGCATCAGGATGTGCCGCTAAAGCTGCTCACTGATATTGGCGATTGGGTTGATGGCCGTCTGCCTGAACTTTTCGGCGATGCTATGAGCCTGGTGCAAGACAACCGCATCTTCAAACAGCGCAATGTCGATATCGCGCATGTATCAAAAGAGGATGCGATTGCATGGGGCTTTTCCGGCCCGATGATCCGCGCCGCCGGTATTGCGTGGGACCTTCGCAAATCGCAGCCTTATGATGTGTATGATCGGATGGACTTTGAAATTCCCGTCGGCACCAATTCGGATTGCTATGATCGCTTCATGGTCCGCTGCGAAGAAGTGTATCAGTCAGCCCGCATCATCAAGCAGTGTCTTGCCGAGATGCCCGAAGGCCCGATCGCGACCGAAGACCGCAAGGTTGCACCGCCCAAGCGCGCCGAAATGAAGCAGTCGATGGAAGCGCTGATTCACCACTTCAAGCTCTATACCGAAGGTTTCCGCGTGCCTGCGGGTGAAGTGTATGTTGCGACAGAAAGCCCCAAGGGTGAATTTGGCGTCTATCTGGTGAGCGATGGGTCCAACAAACCCTATCGCTGCAAAATCCGCCCGACTGCGTTCTCGCATCTGCAGGCTATGGATATGATGACCAAGGGCCACATGCTGCCTGACGCGACCGCCATTCTGGGCGCTATTGACGTTGTGTTCGGGGAGTGTGACCGGTGA
- a CDS encoding NAD(P)H-dependent flavin oxidoreductase, with protein MTFKGLKPINYGGREVWPLIEGGKGVSATNHASSGAWAAAGGIGTVSAVNADSYDAEGKIVPQVYDQLTRKERHEQLIRYAIDGASEQVKRAHEISNGQGAININVLWEMGGAQEVLEGVLEETRGLVTGVTCGAGMPYKLAEIAARYQVNYLPIISSARAFRALWKRSYHKVSDLMAAVVYEDPWLAGGHNGLSNAEDPLKPEDPFPRVAALRDTMRKEGISDEVPIVMAGGVWFLREWENWIDNPELGQIAFQFGTRPLLTEESPIPQGWKDLLRTLEEGDVLLHKFSPTGFYSSAVKNPFLWDLIHRSERQIPYSKVSAGEHTVQLDVGVKGKNFWVTPKDLERARNWAAEGHTDALKTPDDTVIFVAPDKRAEIRKDQADCMGCLSHCGFSSWKDHDDFTTGRLADPRSFCIQKTLQDIAHGGDVNENLAFAGHAAYRFKTDPFYSNNFTPSVKQLVDRILTGD; from the coding sequence ATGACGTTCAAGGGTCTTAAACCCATCAATTACGGTGGCCGTGAAGTCTGGCCGCTTATCGAAGGTGGCAAGGGTGTTTCGGCAACCAATCACGCCAGTTCCGGGGCCTGGGCGGCTGCTGGCGGCATCGGCACTGTGAGCGCGGTCAATGCCGACAGTTATGATGCAGAAGGCAAGATTGTACCACAGGTCTATGACCAGCTGACACGCAAGGAACGGCACGAACAGCTGATCCGCTATGCCATTGATGGCGCTTCGGAACAGGTGAAGCGCGCCCATGAAATATCCAATGGACAGGGCGCCATTAATATCAACGTGCTGTGGGAAATGGGCGGCGCGCAAGAAGTGCTGGAGGGCGTTCTTGAAGAAACGAGGGGTCTTGTCACCGGCGTAACCTGCGGAGCGGGCATGCCATACAAGCTGGCAGAGATCGCAGCGCGATATCAGGTGAATTACCTGCCGATTATCAGCTCTGCCCGCGCTTTTCGTGCATTGTGGAAGCGCAGCTATCACAAGGTTTCGGATTTGATGGCGGCAGTGGTCTATGAAGATCCGTGGCTGGCGGGCGGGCATAACGGCCTGTCCAATGCAGAAGATCCGCTGAAGCCGGAAGATCCCTTTCCGCGCGTTGCTGCCTTGCGTGATACCATGCGCAAGGAAGGTATTTCGGACGAAGTGCCGATCGTGATGGCAGGCGGTGTCTGGTTCCTGCGCGAATGGGAAAACTGGATCGACAATCCTGAACTGGGTCAGATTGCTTTCCAGTTCGGCACCCGCCCGCTGCTGACAGAGGAAAGTCCGATCCCGCAAGGCTGGAAGGATTTGCTGCGCACACTTGAAGAAGGCGATGTGCTGCTTCACAAGTTCAGCCCCACCGGCTTTTATTCGAGCGCGGTCAAAAACCCCTTCCTGTGGGATTTGATCCATCGTTCGGAACGGCAGATACCGTACAGCAAGGTGTCCGCTGGCGAACACACCGTGCAGCTTGATGTTGGCGTGAAGGGCAAGAATTTCTGGGTGACGCCCAAGGATCTGGAACGCGCACGAAACTGGGCTGCCGAAGGCCATACGGACGCGCTGAAAACGCCCGACGATACGGTCATTTTCGTTGCGCCGGACAAGCGTGCCGAAATCCGCAAGGATCAGGCCGACTGTATGGGTTGCCTATCACATTGCGGCTTCTCATCATGGAAGGATCACGATGATTTCACCACGGGCCGGCTTGCCGATCCACGCAGCTTTTGCATCCAGAAGACCTTGCAGGATATCGCCCATGGCGGCGATGTGAACGAGAACCTCGCCTTTGCCGGCCATGCCGCTTATCGCTTCAAGACCGACCCCTTCTATTCCAACAACTTTACGCCAAGCGTGAAGCAATTAGTCGACCGGATCCTGACCGGGGATTGA
- a CDS encoding NuoB/complex I 20 kDa subunit family protein → MGVNDPIPAARPGEVKQPDADYFNALQSEVNDKGFLVTSTEDLFQWARTGSLWWMTFGLACCAVEMIHVNMPRYDMERFGVAPRASPRQSDVMIVAGTLCNKMAPALRRVYDQMSDPKYVISMGSCANGGGYYHYSYSVVRGCDRIVPVDIYIPGCPPTAEALLYGVMQLQRKIRRVGTIER, encoded by the coding sequence ATGGGAGTGAACGACCCCATCCCCGCCGCCCGCCCGGGTGAAGTTAAGCAGCCCGATGCGGACTATTTCAACGCGCTTCAGTCTGAGGTGAATGACAAGGGCTTCCTCGTCACCAGCACAGAAGATTTGTTCCAATGGGCACGCACCGGCAGCCTGTGGTGGATGACCTTCGGTCTCGCCTGCTGCGCTGTTGAGATGATCCATGTCAATATGCCGCGCTATGACATGGAGCGGTTCGGCGTCGCTCCGCGCGCTTCCCCGCGTCAGTCTGACGTGATGATCGTGGCAGGAACGCTGTGCAACAAGATGGCCCCGGCATTGCGCCGCGTTTACGATCAGATGTCAGACCCCAAATACGTCATCAGCATGGGCAGTTGCGCCAATGGGGGTGGCTATTACCATTACAGCTATTCTGTGGTGCGCGGCTGTGACCGGATTGTGCCGGTCGATATCTACATTCCCGGCTGCCCTCCCACGGCAGAGGCGCTGCTCTACGGCGTGATGCAATTGCAGCGCAAGATCCGCCGCGTGGGGACAATCGAACGATGA
- a CDS encoding acetyl-CoA C-acyltransferase: MPKFNESDPVVILSYARTPMGAMQGALADVAATDLGATAVKAAIERAGVAGEDVDRVYMGCVLPAGLGQAPARQVAIKSGLPLSAQATTVNKVCGSGMQTVIMGAEALATGTIDTIVAGGMESMTNAPYLLKKHRSGARIGHDTAYDHMFLDGLEDAYEEGRAMGTFAQEMADKYQLTREQMDNYSITSLERANAAINSGAFADELVPVTYSTRRGDVTVDTDESPSKGRPDKIPTLRPAFAKDGTITAATSSSISDGAAAVVLTRKSVADAKGLTPVATIIGLTAHAQAPEEFTIAPVGAIEKLLEQTGWSVDDVDLWEVNEAFACVTMFAMQDIGISHDKININGGGTALGHPIGASGTRIIVTLLNALKQQGKKRGIASLCIGGGEATAVAVELA; this comes from the coding sequence ATGCCTAAGTTCAACGAATCCGATCCCGTCGTCATCCTTTCTTATGCGCGCACCCCGATGGGCGCGATGCAGGGCGCATTGGCTGACGTTGCTGCAACCGATCTGGGTGCAACAGCTGTTAAGGCCGCGATCGAACGTGCTGGCGTTGCTGGCGAAGACGTTGATCGTGTTTACATGGGCTGTGTACTTCCCGCCGGCCTTGGTCAGGCCCCGGCGCGCCAGGTGGCGATAAAATCAGGTCTGCCGCTCAGTGCGCAGGCGACCACGGTCAACAAGGTTTGCGGCAGTGGTATGCAAACCGTCATCATGGGGGCAGAGGCGCTGGCAACCGGCACGATCGATACGATCGTTGCGGGCGGCATGGAAAGCATGACCAACGCCCCATACTTGCTCAAGAAGCATCGCTCTGGCGCGCGTATCGGACATGATACAGCTTATGACCACATGTTCCTCGACGGGCTGGAAGATGCCTATGAAGAAGGCCGCGCCATGGGCACTTTCGCGCAGGAGATGGCTGACAAATATCAGCTGACCCGCGAGCAGATGGATAATTACTCCATCACTTCCCTCGAACGCGCCAATGCAGCGATTAATAGTGGAGCGTTCGCTGATGAGCTGGTTCCGGTAACTTATTCCACACGTCGTGGCGATGTGACAGTCGATACGGATGAATCGCCGTCTAAAGGCCGACCAGACAAGATCCCGACGCTACGTCCCGCTTTCGCCAAGGATGGCACGATAACCGCTGCGACGTCGTCCTCTATCTCCGATGGCGCTGCGGCTGTAGTGCTGACGCGCAAAAGCGTGGCTGATGCAAAGGGTCTTACGCCTGTCGCGACCATCATTGGCCTCACTGCACATGCTCAGGCCCCTGAAGAATTCACCATCGCCCCTGTCGGTGCGATCGAGAAGCTACTCGAACAGACCGGCTGGAGCGTGGATGATGTGGATTTGTGGGAAGTGAATGAAGCATTTGCCTGCGTCACCATGTTCGCCATGCAGGACATCGGCATCTCGCATGACAAGATCAATATCAATGGCGGCGGCACCGCACTGGGCCACCCGATCGGTGCCAGCGGAACACGCATCATCGTAACGCTTCTCAATGCGCTGAAACAGCAGGGAAAGAAACGCGGCATCGCTTCATTGTGCATCGGCGGCGGTGAAGCAACGGCCGTAGCCGTCGAACTGGCCTGA
- a CDS encoding SH3 domain-containing protein: MSRLLTLVLSFFCGIATLAMSTPARAQDVDLPYWASISADQANMRAGASERYPIKWVYERRGLPVKVLRSYQGWRMVREPDGTEGWIFSSLLSRQRTAIVIGEDLATMHESGSESAPMRWTLEPGVVGVLGECIESWCEFSVERMAGWHRGWVAQDRLWGAGEP; encoded by the coding sequence ATGTCGCGACTTCTCACCCTTGTCCTGTCTTTTTTTTGCGGAATTGCCACGCTTGCCATGTCTACGCCTGCGAGGGCGCAGGATGTGGATCTGCCCTATTGGGCAAGCATCTCTGCCGATCAGGCAAATATGCGGGCAGGGGCAAGCGAACGCTATCCGATAAAGTGGGTGTATGAGAGGCGCGGTTTGCCTGTGAAAGTGCTCCGGTCTTATCAGGGCTGGCGCATGGTTCGGGAGCCGGATGGCACCGAAGGGTGGATATTCAGTAGCCTGCTCAGCCGGCAACGCACCGCGATTGTCATCGGAGAAGATCTCGCCACCATGCATGAAAGCGGCTCTGAAAGCGCGCCGATGCGCTGGACTTTGGAACCGGGCGTCGTCGGGGTCTTGGGGGAATGCATCGAAAGCTGGTGCGAATTCAGTGTCGAACGGATGGCTGGTTGGCATCGTGGCTGGGTGGCGCAAGACAGGCTATGGGGCGCGGGCGAACCCTAG
- the nuoE gene encoding NADH-quinone oxidoreductase subunit NuoE produces the protein MAARHLAPDTPELRARWEGFAFTDANKATADRHIAKYPEGRQKSAVMPLLDLAQRQVGEETETQGWLPLPVIEYVAAYLDMPVIRVLEVATFYFMYNLVPVGKFHVQVCGTTPCMLRGSDSLFETCAKRGMAKGKVSEDGLWTLTEVECMGNCATAPMVQINDDNYEDLTPERLDTVLDALAAGEQPRSGTQEPGRHTSEPTGGPTTLNEMVDANHDYRKDW, from the coding sequence ATGGCCGCTAGACATCTCGCCCCCGATACACCGGAACTGCGCGCACGCTGGGAAGGGTTTGCCTTTACCGATGCCAATAAGGCTACGGCGGACAGGCACATTGCCAAATATCCCGAAGGCCGCCAGAAAAGCGCGGTGATGCCGCTGCTTGACCTGGCGCAGCGCCAGGTCGGTGAAGAAACTGAAACGCAGGGCTGGCTGCCGCTGCCAGTGATCGAATATGTAGCCGCATATCTCGACATGCCGGTGATCCGTGTGCTTGAAGTCGCAACATTCTATTTTATGTATAACCTTGTTCCTGTTGGCAAATTCCATGTGCAAGTGTGCGGCACAACGCCCTGCATGCTACGCGGATCGGACAGTTTGTTTGAAACCTGTGCCAAGCGCGGCATGGCCAAGGGCAAGGTTTCCGAAGACGGTTTGTGGACCCTTACGGAAGTGGAATGCATGGGCAATTGCGCCACCGCGCCGATGGTCCAGATCAACGACGACAATTATGAGGATTTGACGCCAGAACGCCTCGATACAGTGCTTGATGCGCTGGCTGCAGGTGAGCAGCCCAGGAGTGGCACGCAAGAGCCTGGCCGTCACACGTCGGAGCCTACTGGCGGACCGACGACGCTCAATGAAATGGTCGACGCGAACCATGATTATCGGAAAGACTGGTAA
- a CDS encoding NADH-quinone oxidoreductase subunit C, which yields MSVLHSAPRIASNEGRLDALAKALGSMLLDSLEDHGEIILTVKRENIEDALRLLRDDHAYQQLVEIAGVDYPGRAERFEVVYMLLSLTENHRVMVKVSTDEATPVPTVTTLWPVAGWLEREVFDLYGVIFEGNSDLRRILTDYGFEGHPFRKDFPLTGYTELRYSEEERRVVYEPVELAQDFRTFDFMSPWEGADYVLPGDEKADSPPVDDPKTTEKASETGAGAKTDAKAAEKVSDAAPAEKDSGVEDAGAPDPTEDRKDREEREASGRDTKGATEPDEKESGE from the coding sequence ATGAGCGTTCTGCACTCCGCCCCAAGAATCGCATCCAATGAAGGCAGGCTCGATGCGCTAGCGAAGGCGCTTGGCTCGATGCTGCTGGATTCGCTGGAAGATCATGGCGAGATCATTCTCACGGTAAAGCGCGAAAATATCGAAGACGCGCTGCGCCTGCTGCGCGACGATCACGCCTATCAGCAGCTCGTCGAGATCGCGGGGGTCGATTATCCGGGCCGTGCTGAACGGTTTGAAGTGGTTTACATGCTGCTGAGTCTGACGGAAAATCACCGCGTGATGGTGAAGGTTTCCACCGATGAGGCGACGCCTGTTCCCACGGTCACCACGCTTTGGCCCGTCGCAGGCTGGCTGGAGCGCGAGGTCTTCGATCTCTACGGCGTGATATTTGAAGGCAATAGCGATCTTCGTCGCATTCTCACGGATTACGGTTTTGAAGGGCATCCTTTCCGTAAGGATTTCCCGCTGACGGGGTATACCGAGCTGCGATATTCCGAAGAGGAACGCCGCGTTGTGTATGAGCCTGTCGAACTGGCGCAGGATTTCCGTACATTCGATTTCATGTCGCCCTGGGAAGGTGCGGATTATGTGCTTCCGGGCGATGAAAAGGCGGATTCTCCGCCAGTCGATGACCCCAAGACAACAGAAAAGGCATCCGAGACCGGAGCCGGTGCGAAAACTGATGCCAAGGCAGCTGAAAAAGTTAGTGACGCTGCGCCGGCGGAAAAGGATTCCGGCGTAGAAGATGCAGGCGCGCCCGATCCTACAGAGGACCGGAAAGACCGTGAAGAGCGCGAGGCAAGCGGCCGCGACACAAAAGGCGCGACGGAGCCTGACGAGAAGGAGAGCGGCGAATGA
- a CDS encoding ammonium transporter yields MLRKAGLSLTVIVAGASLPHSLFAASMTNIARNDTGDTAWVVTASALILLMGFPGLGLFYGGLVRAKNFLSVLLQIGAVAGLASVLWIMVGYTLAFGDSVGGFIGNGAKWMLINLTILREGMALPESTFALFHMTFAAITPAFMVGAWVGRARFGWVLVFTGLWGLLVYAPVAHWIWGGGWLGQLGVTDFAGGLVVHCTAGVSALVIALLLGKRQGFPGPALLPHAPGMSLLGAMLLWVGWFGFNGGSALTATDDASTAIINTHVAAASAALVWLMIEKIVVGKPSTAGFATGAIAGLVTITPAAGFIAPGAAIMLGVAGAAGCYWMITLIKRRMKIDDSLNVFAVHGVGGILGSLLLGIFMAPEFGGTGFADGIGIGGMVGVQAIGIAVTAVFSAVVTAVIAVGVSLFIPMRVNEDDELQGLDIASHGERSWQID; encoded by the coding sequence ATGTTACGCAAAGCCGGCTTATCACTGACCGTTATCGTCGCCGGAGCAAGCCTCCCGCATTCCCTGTTCGCCGCAAGCATGACCAATATTGCACGCAATGACACTGGCGACACGGCCTGGGTCGTCACTGCGAGCGCACTGATATTGCTGATGGGCTTCCCAGGTCTCGGTCTATTTTATGGCGGGCTGGTGCGCGCAAAAAACTTCCTCTCGGTCTTGTTGCAAATAGGCGCGGTTGCGGGCCTTGCTTCGGTTCTGTGGATCATGGTCGGCTACACGCTCGCCTTCGGGGACAGTGTTGGCGGTTTTATCGGCAATGGTGCAAAATGGATGCTGATCAACTTGACGATACTGCGCGAAGGCATGGCGCTGCCCGAGAGCACATTTGCATTGTTCCATATGACATTTGCCGCGATCACGCCCGCATTCATGGTCGGCGCATGGGTTGGCCGCGCACGGTTTGGCTGGGTGCTCGTCTTCACCGGTTTATGGGGGCTGCTGGTCTATGCGCCGGTGGCACATTGGATCTGGGGCGGCGGTTGGTTGGGCCAGCTGGGCGTCACCGATTTTGCGGGCGGCCTTGTCGTTCATTGCACAGCTGGCGTTTCGGCGCTGGTTATCGCCCTGCTTCTGGGTAAGCGCCAAGGCTTTCCCGGCCCTGCCCTTCTGCCCCATGCGCCGGGCATGTCCTTGTTGGGTGCAATGCTTTTATGGGTAGGATGGTTCGGCTTCAATGGCGGCAGCGCGCTGACCGCAACGGACGATGCCTCCACCGCGATAATCAATACGCATGTCGCAGCAGCAAGCGCTGCGCTGGTGTGGCTGATGATCGAGAAGATTGTTGTCGGCAAGCCATCCACTGCGGGATTTGCCACGGGCGCCATAGCGGGTCTTGTCACGATTACCCCGGCAGCAGGCTTCATCGCGCCGGGTGCGGCAATCATGCTGGGCGTCGCAGGTGCTGCCGGCTGCTACTGGATGATCACGCTGATAAAGCGCCGCATGAAAATTGACGATTCACTCAATGTCTTTGCAGTTCACGGCGTGGGCGGCATTCTGGGTTCGTTATTGCTCGGCATATTCATGGCGCCAGAATTTGGCGGCACCGGCTTTGCTGATGGCATCGGCATTGGAGGCATGGTCGGCGTGCAGGCAATAGGCATTGCTGTCACTGCCGTTTTCAGTGCAGTGGTTACGGCTGTGATCGCGGTTGGCGTAAGCCTCTTTATCCCGATGCGGGTGAATGAGGATGATGAACTGCAGGGCCTCGATATAGCCAGCCATGGTGAGCGTAGCTGGCAAATCGACTAG
- the ndhC gene encoding NADH-quinone oxidoreductase subunit A, translating to MVDLTEYLPILLFLGIAAALSTAFVLLPMGVSRLTGSHNPNAAKLSEYECGFPAFEDPRSQFDVRFYLIAILFIIFDLEAAFLFPWAVTLDLTGWAGWLTMVIFLGELAIGLAYAWKKGALEWE from the coding sequence TTGGTCGATCTCACTGAATACCTTCCGATCTTGCTGTTTTTAGGCATCGCTGCGGCCTTGTCGACGGCATTTGTGCTGCTACCCATGGGCGTGTCGCGCCTGACGGGGAGCCACAATCCCAATGCGGCAAAGCTATCCGAGTATGAATGCGGCTTTCCCGCTTTCGAGGATCCGCGCAGCCAGTTCGACGTGCGCTTTTACCTGATCGCGATTCTGTTCATCATTTTCGACCTCGAAGCAGCGTTTCTGTTTCCGTGGGCCGTTACGCTTGATCTGACCGGCTGGGCCGGTTGGCTCACCATGGTGATCTTCCTTGGAGAACTCGCCATCGGACTTGCCTATGCCTGGAAAAAGGGAGCCCTGGAATGGGAGTGA